ATTCCGCATTATTTTTCGTCATTTTCCGACAAATAAAGACTTAGAAACAACCTTGTTCATTTAATTTAATTTAATTTAATTTGTTACTACTATTCATTCTTAACGCTATACTTTTCAATGACTTACAATCTCCCTACTATTTGTCAATACTACTACATATACAAATACTTGTCGTTTTACAAACCGAAAAACTGTCGTTTAGTGCAAAAAAATATACCTTACATTCCATTTATTTCCATGTTATAATAGAATTTTAATTATTTTGCAGTTAATGTAATTTTTGTACAGTTCTGTGTCTTTTCTTCTTCTTAATCTTTTTTGCTTCCTTAAGTGTATTTAAGTATTGTGAAGAAATAGAAGTTGCTTATGTAATTGTAAAAAGATAAGTTAATCATTATATAAAAGAAAGTATTAAAGGAGAGCTAAGAAGAGTGAAAATCCATCCTCTAAAAAGAAAGATGATCGATATATTGTTTCACATATCAAAGAATTTTATGGAATCCAAATATGAATGGGCGTTTGGGATATGTGGTGTTAAAACTCGGTTATAGCGATATTACAGCCTTGCATAATATACAGATTATACGGGAAGTTTATAATTTTGTACTTTTACAAAATTCACCAATTCTTATTTTTTGGGGATTTATCTTGATAAAATTCAACATTTTTTCATTTTTATCTCTTTTCATTTTCAAAATTCGGATATATTTATCTTCTAATTCCTTATTTAGAAAGTTTCGATATATGATTCTTACACGCTGTTGCTTCGATAGTCTCTACTCCTTTTCTTTCACATAACGATGTGATACTTACAAGTCCATATTGTATGTGCTAAACTATTACTGTCTTTTGACATAAAAATTCCTCCGTACGCTGCTATTTTGGTTGGCTGGTTGGCGAACCAAAAATAGTTTAGCACCTCGGGGGAATTTTTTTTATACCTCGCTATAAGCTTTTTGGAACCCTAGGCCTAGCCTAGGGTTCCAAAAAAGCAAAAGGTATTCGGAATAAAAGTATTCCGAATACCTTTTGTTGACAATTTTAAATCGTTAACTGCTTTTAAAAGATTACTGATTATGAGACATTTGATTTTTTCTCTAATTTTGAATAATACTTTTTCATTTTCTCGTACATATATTTAAATCTATAATCTCTATAATGACCATCTTCTTTCGCCCATTATAAGAGTCATAAATAAAAAACCTGTATAGACTAATTTCTACACAGGTTTACAATTTCCTACTCAATGTCAAGAAGTGTTAAGAAAAGGGGATTAAAGTTGTATAACCATTTTTTCGGTTGGTATTCCAGCATTACACGTTTAATTTGCAGACCCTTAAAAAAATTTTAAGTATTTTTCTCTCTCGTATGACCGAACCTACCGACTTTATTATATACAGTATTTCATTTTTGGATTTTAAGATTTCCTGTCAATTTCCTTTTCCATTAAACTCTATAATAGTTTATTAAATATTCTGCAAACTATTTATATACACATTAATTCTATTTAACTTAGAGCACGAATATACGTTTCTTCTAATTCTTTATTTAAAAACTTTCGATAATCCCAAATTGTTCTTAGACATTTTTGAAAATCACCTTGGATTTTATCACTTTTCACCTTTGAAGCAACGTTTAATAATGCTTCTAATCCTTCATAGTACCGTTTTGTTTTACATTTTAACAATCCAATTGCGTATTGATAATCTAAATATAGATGCTTCATCTGTAAGTTGGATGAGTTACTCAACTCATCGATTTGATCATGAAACTTTTCAATAAACATTTCAGCATCCTCTAAACGGCCCAATTTCACATAGCATTCTATAATCCTTGGAATACCCACATGAACATCATCACGGTTTCGAATCCATTTATAATAGGAATCAACCACATGAAAATCACCAAAATCAATGCGTGCTACATATCGATTTCCGACCGCTAAATCTGCATAATAATCACTTATTTTTTCATATTTATTGATTAAATTTAAAACCTCTTTTAAACTCCCTCCTAGTCTAGTTAAAGCAAATGCTTGATACATTAGTGCACGACCTAAATGATCTTTACTTTTTGTCATTTTTTCTAATCGCTTCGCAAAGCTTAAAACCTCGTCCCATTGTTTTAACGAATAATATGTTGCCGTAATCCATAAAATCGTTAACTCTTGAAATTTCGTTGGCATATAGGAAATATATTCTAATACACGCTCTAACACTATGTTCCCTTCACTGGTTAAACGCGTCCAATAAAATTTCCGAAAATAACTGATTGCTACTTCTTCAGTTATTGAATTAGACATATGCTCAATAATGAATTCATATAAAGGAATCGCTACTTCTTCCTTCCCTTCTAAAAAAAGCTTTTCTGCAATAAAAAATACATTTTGGAAATATTTTGTCCGGATGGCTACTGATTCTTCGTTGTTTATAATTGATAAGATGTTAGATAACGCAGAGTTAAATCCATTATTAGCACATTGGTATATAAAAGCACTACTTCTTCTTTTATCTAGTAAGTTTCTTTCGTTAAAACACAATTTCACATAATCATTATAAAAAGAGCCTTTAGGTAGTTCAAAAGCCTTTGTTATGGCATCCAAGTTATGTAATGATAGGACTTTTTTACTATTAAATATCTGACTGATTTCAGTTTTATGTATTTCTGATTTTATAGCTAGATCTTTCAGCTTCCAGTTTTTATCTTTCATCAACTTTGTAAATGTATATAGAAGAACTTCTTTCATGTTGCACCTCGCCACTAAGTTGGTTATTTTCTTCTTTAATTCTCAAAAAGAACACCTTTGAGTTGATAGGGGGAAAATTATCTATCTCTCAAAAATTTTAGACATTTCCTTTTAATTAGTTTCATTATATGAAAAGTTGATGTAATTGGCATTTTGACAAAAAAAATCATTTAAACTTTTTTAAAATAGGAACATTAAGTTATAGTGAAATTATTATTATGTTCATTTCTTTGAAAATTAATTAAGTTAATAATTAATACAATAAAGAAGCCGTGGAGGTAAAATGGATTAAGTGTCTTATCCCCTTGTAGAAAACCAATGTATTTATGTAAAAATAAAACAAGACTAATAATGACCTCAAACGTAAGCCACTTAAATGTTTTACGACTTTGTAATTGTAAAGGCAAGGCATTTTCTTTTGTTACTGTAATAGTTAAAGTAGAAACATAAGTGGATTTACAAAGCATATACCGCATATAACACGATTCCTATGATCGGTATTGCAATTTGCAATACATTATTTCTACCTCCCCACCCATCTCGTTCAGATGCAGTATTAAAATGTGCACGATTTATCTTAGGTAGATCCTTCCATATATAAAATGAGTATCCAAACTTGAAGACGAGAAGAATGA
This Arthrobacter citreus DNA region includes the following protein-coding sequences:
- a CDS encoding helix-turn-helix transcriptional regulator, which codes for MKEVLLYTFTKLMKDKNWKLKDLAIKSEIHKTEISQIFNSKKVLSLHNLDAITKAFELPKGSFYNDYVKLCFNERNLLDKRRSSAFIYQCANNGFNSALSNILSIINNEESVAIRTKYFQNVFFIAEKLFLEGKEEVAIPLYEFIIEHMSNSITEEVAISYFRKFYWTRLTSEGNIVLERVLEYISYMPTKFQELTILWITATYYSLKQWDEVLSFAKRLEKMTKSKDHLGRALMYQAFALTRLGGSLKEVLNLINKYEKISDYYADLAVGNRYVARIDFGDFHVVDSYYKWIRNRDDVHVGIPRIIECYVKLGRLEDAEMFIEKFHDQIDELSNSSNLQMKHLYLDYQYAIGLLKCKTKRYYEGLEALLNVASKVKSDKIQGDFQKCLRTIWDYRKFLNKELEETYIRALS